A region from the Paludicola sp. MB14-C6 genome encodes:
- a CDS encoding type II secretion system F family protein → MDTQTKERKMRLLSSDDISIFCAQVALILKSGIPLHEGIVAISENIEEKNAKKLIIEISNSVEAKGELHIALSESGVFPDYMVNMVRIGEKTGKLEPVMESLSYYYEREAELKNRVRSAILYPTILVLMMCAVLTVLIVKVLPIFSDVFASLGSDMPAMAAQMMNFGLSLGKYAYVILLLLAILIVGLFYYSKTSKGTHNISKLFGQLFFTKKLTAKVAAARFASVMSMMFSSGYHTDEALELASLIVNHSTVKQKVEKCRDLINKGYSFSDSVTQTGIFGGIYGRMVSIGVKTGSLDEVMKRLADIYNDQADESVDKAVALVEPILVGILCVVIGIILLTVMLPLMGIMSSIG, encoded by the coding sequence ATGGATACGCAAACAAAGGAAAGGAAAATGCGATTATTATCATCCGATGATATTTCAATTTTTTGTGCACAAGTTGCATTGATATTAAAATCCGGTATTCCTTTACATGAAGGCATTGTAGCAATTAGCGAAAATATAGAAGAGAAAAATGCAAAGAAGCTCATTATAGAAATTAGTAATAGCGTTGAAGCAAAGGGTGAATTACATATTGCATTGTCTGAATCAGGCGTTTTCCCTGATTATATGGTAAATATGGTTCGTATCGGTGAAAAAACAGGTAAGCTTGAGCCGGTTATGGAGTCCTTGTCCTATTATTATGAGAGAGAAGCTGAATTAAAGAACAGAGTACGATCTGCAATTTTATATCCTACTATTTTGGTTTTAATGATGTGTGCAGTTTTAACTGTGCTCATCGTAAAAGTACTACCTATTTTTAGTGATGTATTTGCATCATTAGGTTCCGATATGCCCGCTATGGCTGCACAAATGATGAATTTCGGATTATCGTTAGGGAAATATGCATATGTTATTTTATTACTATTAGCAATACTAATCGTCGGGTTGTTCTATTATTCCAAAACGAGCAAAGGTACACATAACATAAGCAAACTGTTTGGTCAGCTCTTTTTTACCAAAAAGCTGACAGCCAAAGTAGCTGCTGCACGTTTTGCATCTGTTATGAGCATGATGTTTTCCAGTGGATATCATACAGATGAAGCATTGGAGCTTGCTAGTTTAATAGTAAATCACTCAACTGTAAAGCAAAAGGTTGAAAAATGCCGCGATTTAATTAACAAGGGTTATTCCTTTTCCGATTCCGTAACACAAACAGGAATTTTCGGTGGGATTTACGGAAGAATGGTTAGCATTGGTGTAAAAACCGGTAGCTTAGATGAGGTTATGAAACGATTAGCTGATATTTACAATGATCAAGCAGACGAATCCGTTGATAAAGCGGTTGCATTAGTAGAACCGATATTGGTTGGAATTTTGTGTGTTGTAATTGGAATTATCCTGTTAACGGTAATGTTACCGCTTATGGGTATCATGTCATCTATCGGATAA
- a CDS encoding transglutaminase-like domain-containing protein, whose amino-acid sequence MRSKINIILVLFIIISILTSCVKLKPTPDISSINSSSSKEQSSSEASSSEVSSSSSEVSSQTSSSKPDAASSKNQQTNSTKQHTSSKSSTDFSWDKGGNYSGSINIHVTSSPKTTVLSDANAMIDISNVSEGYITASYTGSAKRLKLQVKKDGKTYNYDLNNQGGEETFPLQLGNGDYEFRIMENVTGTQYIQLFSGTASVSLNNSFSPFLYPNQYSNYNASSNAVKKSFDLCMNASNDLDKVKSVYNYIITNVKYDYPKASSVQSGYLPNVDNTLATKKGICFDYAALMAAMLRAQNIPTKLVVGDVAPNGVRHAWNDVYIKGRGWITVGIQSDGSQWKRLDATFSSSNQADISNFINNSSNYTTLRIY is encoded by the coding sequence ATGAGAAGCAAAATTAACATAATATTAGTTTTATTTATAATAATATCAATTCTTACATCTTGTGTAAAATTAAAACCGACTCCCGATATATCCAGTATAAATTCTTCGAGTTCAAAAGAGCAGTCTTCGAGCGAGGCAAGTTCATCGGAAGTATCTTCAAGTTCGAGTGAAGTAAGTTCTCAAACCAGCAGTTCAAAACCAGATGCAGCTAGCTCAAAGAATCAGCAAACGAATTCAACCAAACAACATACGAGCTCAAAATCCTCAACTGACTTTTCATGGGACAAGGGTGGAAATTATTCAGGAAGTATCAACATACACGTTACATCAAGTCCTAAAACAACCGTATTATCAGATGCCAATGCAATGATTGATATATCAAATGTATCAGAAGGCTATATCACAGCCAGCTATACAGGAAGCGCAAAGCGTTTAAAGCTACAAGTTAAGAAAGACGGTAAAACATATAACTATGACTTAAATAACCAAGGTGGAGAAGAGACGTTTCCATTACAACTAGGAAACGGTGACTATGAGTTTCGCATAATGGAAAATGTAACAGGAACACAATATATTCAATTATTCTCTGGTACAGCTTCTGTTAGTTTAAATAATAGCTTTTCCCCTTTTTTATATCCCAACCAATATTCCAATTATAATGCATCCAGTAATGCTGTTAAGAAATCGTTTGATTTATGTATGAATGCATCTAATGATTTAGACAAAGTAAAATCAGTATATAATTACATCATTACCAATGTTAAATATGACTATCCTAAAGCTTCATCTGTACAATCCGGGTATTTGCCTAATGTAGATAATACATTAGCAACAAAAAAAGGTATCTGTTTTGATTATGCAGCGTTGATGGCTGCAATGTTAAGAGCACAGAATATTCCAACTAAGCTGGTTGTAGGGGATGTAGCGCCAAACGGTGTTCGACACGCATGGAATGATGTTTATATAAAAGGTCGTGGCTGGATTACCGTAGGAATTCAATCCGACGGCTCACAATGGAAGCGATTAGATGCAACTTTTAGTTCATCCAATCAAGCAGATATATCGAATTTCATAAACAACAGCAGTAATTATACAACTTTAAGAATATACTGA
- a CDS encoding DUF4860 domain-containing protein, which produces MKTKETTTAITSLLVLLVFGMFAIGSLFVVLIGASDYKSIVDRAEQNNQIRASLSYVANKIKQGDESASIQVVNQDNLQLLTITQNIDGQLYDTYIYYHKGVINEQFIKHNAKLNPNAGTPIVEADDFRVSKENSTITLQVKCSKITQPLQLKVRLNT; this is translated from the coding sequence TTGAAAACAAAGGAGACAACTACTGCAATTACTTCACTTTTGGTATTGCTTGTGTTTGGCATGTTTGCAATAGGCTCTTTATTTGTTGTGTTAATCGGAGCAAGCGATTATAAATCAATTGTAGATAGAGCAGAACAGAATAACCAGATAAGAGCTTCCCTTTCGTATGTTGCAAATAAAATCAAACAAGGTGATGAGTCTGCATCCATACAAGTAGTGAACCAGGATAATTTGCAATTACTAACTATTACACAAAATATAGATGGTCAGCTATACGATACTTATATTTATTATCATAAAGGTGTTATTAACGAACAGTTTATCAAACATAATGCAAAGCTGAATCCAAATGCAGGAACCCCTATTGTTGAAGCAGACGATTTTCGGGTTTCAAAGGAAAATTCTACTATTACTTTGCAGGTGAAATGCAGTAAAATCACTCAACCATTGCAATTAAAGGTACGATTGAATACATAA
- a CDS encoding type IV pilus twitching motility protein PilT, translating to MNVVEILKLASQKQASDVFIVVGSPVCLKVGSSIKPIDENSLIPNDTSEYLKQIYELQNNRSMKVLLETGDDDFSFSIKGLGRFRCNAYKQRGSLAAVLRLVALELPDYQCLNIPESVMNLYQKSKGLVLVTGPAGSGKSTTLSLMIDKINSTRNSHIITIEDPIEFLHKHKLSLVSQREVSQDTDNYVQALRAALRQAPNVILLGEMRDYETIATAMTAAETGQLVFSTLHTVGAANTIDRIIDVFPSNQQQQVRFQLSMVLEAVVSQQLIPTVDGKLMPVFEIMKVNSAIRNLIRESKIHQIDNVIFASSEDGMTNMDTEIFKLYREGIITKENAISHCLNLEVMQRKIAD from the coding sequence ATGAACGTAGTTGAAATTTTGAAATTAGCAAGTCAAAAACAAGCATCTGATGTTTTTATTGTGGTGGGCAGTCCTGTTTGTTTGAAAGTCGGATCCAGCATTAAGCCTATTGATGAAAATAGCTTAATACCAAATGATACAAGTGAATATTTAAAACAAATTTACGAGCTGCAAAACAACAGAAGTATGAAGGTTTTGCTAGAAACAGGAGATGACGATTTTTCTTTTTCTATAAAAGGGCTTGGCCGATTTCGTTGTAATGCATACAAACAACGTGGTTCATTAGCAGCTGTTTTGAGATTGGTTGCATTAGAATTACCGGACTATCAATGTTTGAATATTCCCGAATCAGTCATGAATTTGTATCAAAAAAGTAAGGGACTAGTACTAGTTACAGGACCTGCTGGTAGCGGTAAATCAACTACATTATCTTTAATGATAGATAAGATTAACTCAACCAGAAATTCGCATATTATAACAATTGAGGATCCAATTGAATTTTTGCACAAGCATAAGCTAAGTCTTGTCTCTCAACGTGAAGTGTCACAAGATACTGATAACTATGTTCAAGCTTTACGAGCAGCTTTGCGACAAGCACCCAATGTTATTTTATTAGGTGAAATGCGTGACTATGAAACGATAGCCACCGCAATGACTGCTGCAGAAACAGGCCAATTGGTTTTTTCCACCCTGCATACGGTTGGAGCTGCAAATACAATTGACCGCATTATCGATGTGTTTCCATCCAATCAACAACAACAAGTTCGATTTCAGCTTTCTATGGTTTTAGAAGCGGTAGTATCACAACAGCTGATACCAACTGTGGATGGAAAGCTGATGCCTGTGTTTGAAATAATGAAAGTAAATAGTGCAATTCGAAATTTAATACGTGAATCTAAAATTCATCAAATTGATAATGTTATTTTTGCATCTTCTGAAGATGGAATGACAAATATGGATACTGAGATATTCAAGTTATATAGAGAAGGTATTATTACAAAGGAAAATGCAATTTCTCATTGTTTGAATCTTGAAGTAATGCAAAGAAAAATTGCCGACTAA
- a CDS encoding SpaA isopeptide-forming pilin-related protein — MRLRKLVACVLSVLMLLSNGINMVYAEPLSKSQDTTGTSMSKNTNYNLVWDKPSDTNPFGGASNFNATVLGNITKLSDSEGPVASNGSIFPYNVSPNGIKSESSIACVPIGTRFGSHTVPWIEPDAIDNGIAPQFKLGLLLAGFGTASCPVKFGDVVVGMHAQYTSSWKPFIRTEKADAYLKAAQADLIEMNRYISSLSANGTIENKSDKITFIGTKEINIFNVDYSVLDFARKSVEFKIPKDSTVILNVQGNGTVTLCTGENNGSTPLVNRKKATAEFAGRVLYNVNSNITKVVSRAGTNYLFGSVLAPHSDLKATDGGSSINGTLVCKNVEGVEGFEFHHFPFRGKVPPKDEPALTNFKFTKKANPTKVVSCPELFHSFTTECPGLNGATFELTNNETKKKFTATSFGTEQRSHDYFWDILGLFQECTSTTVELGEVAFSNIPIGEYTLTEKSAPSGYIKSNAKITVRVLKSADGIVLVKFFNANGVEISNADVEEYFTNSKYSAEIVMHKLGYNGTKKQFEQSELKDDKKDKKVVWLNGATYQLKDKDLGIIYTATTKTQEWDENGPDQGTAIFKNIPLGNYELTEITAPNGYMKSNVVIDVTVSEHSGRAEVTYEYNNKSLSNIHNVQYNEVEKLLVNLETAVAKFHFFKVGNVDNNGNHDLKLVNARFQVVERGTDRVVAEALSDHQGKVDFENIPYGLYTLVEAEAPTGYLKGNPIDFEIVNKNTINFENWKGIEYYNYFKEDVFGSFNFNKKDDKGAFVNGAEFGLFAKLSDTTPINGAWAKATSANGIVSFANIPEGTYFLKEIAAPNSHITSSNYATIQVQRDGNTNRAKVTTTPDSRSLEQTFVNMVKKEVYGSLEFTKTDNTGANVKDAIFHLVNNKTNATLSATSNNLGEVIFSNIPEGTYTLSEFQVPSTHLKTSATATIKVERIVNTNTAQTIIISEGNKSLQELFKNEKKVNVFGKVEFNKKDNTGAYVSGAVFHLTNQQTHVKVAEANSGADGKVTFDAIPEGTYEIAEFVAPNTHFISTETATVKVERDGNTNNAKVTITTNGNQSLDDTFVNVKKVGFSFTKKGNDNSKLENAVFRLIGNNYNQTAASNSEGVVSFDGLRPGVTYSLTEESAPANYFKVDGSVSVVVANDGSIRYSNDLETYFVNTKQVSVFGSVSFNKVDNSVNPVPVSGATFGLYKLDNGSNELLKTTTTQADGKVSFDNIPEGRYTLNEISAPSTHFKTRASATVLVTRDGMTNQSLVKIITSDDNSPVETFKNLKKLDVTGKLSFVKQETGTNKPLKGAVFELKQGNNIFNATSNNSGVVSFSNIPEGVYTLSEKTPPQNVNGDDTHFKSEATVNVKVERIPESNNSKVLINDVEVNQEEPVATVATVTTTFVNTLITKVTGEFNFTKIDDNNQAVNGAVFQLKQNGKVIMTALSENGTVSFASIPEGTYELTEQSAPETHFASQNKAIVVVKRVSGKNEATTTISVDRKNYLAADANNALKANFVNTQVKDVFGAFQFSKKDNDRNYVKGATFQLTADGKTPIEVITGENGLVSFTNIPVGTYTLSEKAAPDTHFKTNKTATVVVERVAGKNEVTTTITVENQNYNPTTALTPLENLFNNTKIVPVFGKFNFDKNDNTGDKVAKAEFGLFKKAEETTPINGAWAKAISSAGFLGIEKGKVSFENVPEGTYFLKEIAAPDSHFPTKVMAVVRVERDGQTNDSKVVVDNVIVNQTSEVKALTSKFVNEKKVDVFGKFNFNKKDDKGNLVNGAVFGLYANESETTPINETWAKAISTNGIVSFASIPEGTYTLKEVSAPNTHFKSEATVNVKVERDGDTNLAKVIVENVAVNQTSEVEALTSRFVNEKKVDVFGSFSFNKKDNKDDIVNGAVFGLYANESETNPINETWAKAISTNGIVSFASIPEGTYTLKEVSAPNTHFKSEATVNVKVERNGNSNNAKVTTTTNNISLNDTFVNLKKVEFSFTKKSNDDSKLENAVFRLIGNNYNQTTISNSEGIVSFSGLRPGATYSLTEESPPAGYIKSEISVGIQVDSDGIVSWTNSDKTLEEQFVNKEIVGNITFTKYINDKKYTLAGAEFELLKDNKSYGTTVFSDANGVVTFVKVKPGSYQIKEVSSHNEYFKKSEEVVNVVVDENGLSSLLGENRVTAETKFINTSLSFIQFTKYTSNNTRIAGAVFELLRGTEVVMTDTSDQNGIVRFENIAPGEYTIREQSAPSGYIRSNAIMKVTIYPDGKTSASEDTIAEWEKAFINKLYIPPVQPPVNPSIPPEEILDEETPLSGLDVKPTEQPQTSDNTNILWPILVAVGSLLVLFRKKKLNNK, encoded by the coding sequence ATGAGATTGCGAAAACTTGTTGCATGTGTTTTATCTGTGTTAATGTTGTTATCAAATGGTATTAACATGGTTTATGCTGAACCTTTATCTAAATCCCAAGACACCACAGGAACAAGTATGTCTAAAAATACTAACTATAACTTAGTATGGGATAAGCCAAGTGATACTAACCCATTTGGCGGTGCATCTAATTTTAATGCTACCGTTTTGGGGAATATTACAAAATTATCCGACAGTGAAGGCCCGGTTGCTTCCAATGGAAGTATTTTTCCATATAATGTTTCACCCAATGGAATAAAAAGTGAATCTTCAATAGCTTGTGTCCCAATTGGAACACGTTTTGGTTCTCATACAGTTCCTTGGATTGAGCCAGATGCTATTGATAATGGCATTGCGCCTCAATTTAAACTTGGGTTACTATTAGCAGGTTTTGGTACCGCATCTTGCCCTGTAAAATTCGGGGATGTAGTAGTTGGTATGCATGCTCAATATACTTCTAGTTGGAAACCATTTATTCGAACAGAAAAGGCGGATGCATATTTAAAAGCTGCACAAGCTGATTTAATCGAAATGAATCGCTATATTTCTTCGTTATCTGCAAACGGTACCATAGAAAACAAGTCTGATAAAATTACATTTATCGGTACAAAAGAGATAAATATATTCAATGTTGATTATTCTGTATTGGATTTTGCAAGAAAATCAGTAGAGTTTAAAATACCTAAAGATTCTACTGTTATATTGAATGTACAAGGCAATGGAACAGTTACCTTGTGCACAGGTGAAAACAATGGTAGTACCCCTCTTGTTAATAGGAAAAAAGCAACTGCTGAATTTGCCGGCAGAGTGCTTTACAATGTGAATAGCAATATTACAAAAGTAGTTTCAAGAGCAGGCACAAACTATTTATTTGGATCTGTTTTAGCGCCGCATTCTGATTTGAAAGCTACTGATGGTGGTAGTTCTATTAACGGTACTTTAGTATGCAAAAATGTAGAAGGTGTAGAAGGATTTGAATTTCATCATTTTCCTTTCCGTGGAAAAGTTCCTCCAAAGGATGAACCTGCATTAACAAACTTTAAATTTACAAAAAAAGCGAATCCTACAAAAGTCGTTTCCTGTCCCGAGCTTTTTCATTCTTTTACAACAGAATGTCCGGGTTTAAATGGAGCCACTTTTGAGTTAACTAATAATGAAACAAAGAAAAAGTTTACTGCAACGTCGTTTGGTACTGAACAAAGAAGTCATGATTATTTTTGGGATATTTTGGGACTTTTTCAGGAATGCACCTCAACCACAGTAGAATTAGGAGAAGTTGCATTTTCAAACATTCCGATAGGTGAATATACCTTAACCGAGAAATCAGCTCCAAGCGGATATATAAAATCAAATGCAAAAATTACTGTTCGTGTTTTAAAATCAGCAGATGGTATAGTGCTTGTTAAGTTCTTTAATGCTAATGGTGTAGAAATAAGTAATGCTGATGTGGAAGAGTATTTTACCAATTCCAAGTACTCCGCAGAAATTGTAATGCACAAGCTAGGCTATAATGGAACTAAAAAGCAATTTGAACAAAGCGAATTAAAAGATGATAAAAAAGATAAAAAGGTAGTTTGGCTAAATGGCGCAACCTATCAATTAAAGGATAAAGATTTAGGTATTATTTATACTGCAACGACCAAGACTCAAGAATGGGATGAAAATGGACCTGACCAAGGTACTGCAATTTTTAAAAACATTCCTCTTGGAAACTATGAATTAACTGAGATCACAGCACCTAATGGTTACATGAAATCCAATGTTGTTATTGATGTAACTGTATCTGAACATAGTGGAAGAGCTGAGGTCACTTACGAATATAATAATAAGTCATTGTCTAATATTCATAACGTTCAATATAATGAGGTTGAGAAATTACTTGTAAACTTGGAAACTGCAGTTGCAAAATTCCACTTTTTTAAAGTAGGAAATGTCGATAATAACGGTAATCACGATCTTAAGTTAGTTAACGCAAGGTTCCAAGTAGTAGAGCGTGGAACCGATAGAGTAGTAGCAGAGGCTCTTTCTGATCACCAGGGTAAGGTTGATTTTGAAAATATTCCGTATGGCCTTTATACTTTAGTTGAAGCTGAAGCACCTACTGGCTATTTAAAAGGTAATCCGATTGATTTTGAAATTGTAAATAAGAATACAATCAATTTTGAAAATTGGAAGGGAATCGAGTATTATAATTATTTTAAAGAAGATGTATTTGGTAGTTTTAATTTTAATAAAAAAGACGACAAAGGCGCTTTCGTAAACGGCGCAGAATTTGGATTATTTGCAAAACTAAGCGATACCACACCAATTAACGGAGCATGGGCAAAAGCAACATCTGCGAATGGCATAGTATCATTTGCTAACATTCCGGAAGGAACATATTTCTTAAAAGAAATTGCAGCACCAAACTCTCATATTACATCAAGCAATTATGCAACCATTCAAGTGCAACGCGATGGTAACACCAATCGTGCTAAAGTTACGACTACACCTGATTCAAGATCTCTAGAACAAACATTTGTCAATATGGTAAAAAAAGAGGTCTATGGTAGCTTAGAATTCACCAAGACGGACAACACAGGTGCGAATGTAAAAGATGCAATTTTTCATTTGGTAAATAACAAAACCAATGCAACATTGAGTGCAACGTCAAACAATCTAGGTGAGGTAATATTCTCTAATATTCCGGAGGGAACATATACTTTATCTGAATTCCAAGTACCTTCAACTCATTTAAAAACTTCTGCAACAGCTACGATAAAGGTTGAAAGAATTGTAAATACCAATACGGCTCAAACAATTATTATCTCAGAAGGAAATAAATCTTTACAAGAGCTTTTTAAAAATGAGAAGAAAGTAAATGTTTTTGGTAAAGTAGAATTCAATAAAAAAGACAATACCGGAGCGTATGTATCAGGCGCTGTTTTCCATTTAACAAATCAACAAACGCATGTTAAAGTTGCTGAGGCAAATTCAGGTGCAGATGGTAAAGTTACTTTTGATGCAATACCGGAAGGCACTTATGAGATAGCTGAGTTTGTAGCACCAAATACACACTTTATCAGTACGGAAACGGCAACTGTAAAAGTAGAGCGTGACGGTAATACCAATAATGCAAAAGTTACGATTACAACAAATGGTAATCAATCATTGGATGATACATTTGTTAACGTTAAAAAAGTTGGATTTAGCTTTACTAAGAAAGGCAATGATAACAGCAAGCTAGAGAATGCAGTATTCCGCTTGATAGGTAATAACTATAATCAAACTGCAGCATCTAATAGTGAAGGAGTAGTAAGCTTTGATGGTTTACGTCCAGGAGTAACTTACTCATTAACTGAAGAGTCAGCACCTGCAAATTATTTCAAAGTTGATGGCAGCGTAAGTGTGGTTGTTGCAAATGATGGTTCAATCAGATATTCAAATGACTTGGAAACTTATTTCGTTAACACAAAACAAGTTTCTGTATTCGGGTCTGTTAGCTTTAATAAGGTAGATAATAGTGTCAACCCGGTCCCAGTTAGCGGTGCAACGTTTGGTTTATATAAACTTGATAACGGATCTAATGAATTGCTGAAAACTACAACAACACAAGCGGATGGAAAAGTATCTTTTGATAATATCCCAGAAGGAAGATATACTTTAAATGAAATATCAGCACCATCCACTCATTTTAAAACAAGAGCATCAGCAACAGTACTTGTTACAAGAGATGGAATGACCAATCAGTCACTTGTAAAGATTATAACATCAGATGACAACTCACCTGTTGAAACTTTTAAAAACCTTAAAAAATTAGATGTAACAGGAAAGCTAAGTTTTGTAAAACAAGAAACAGGTACAAATAAGCCATTAAAAGGTGCTGTATTTGAGCTCAAACAAGGCAATAACATTTTTAACGCAACTTCAAACAATAGTGGAGTCGTTTCTTTCAGCAATATTCCTGAAGGTGTATATACACTATCAGAAAAAACTCCACCGCAAAATGTAAATGGTGATGATACCCACTTTAAATCAGAAGCAACAGTAAATGTAAAAGTAGAACGAATTCCTGAAAGTAACAATAGTAAAGTACTAATAAATGATGTAGAGGTAAATCAAGAAGAACCAGTTGCAACAGTTGCAACAGTTACAACAACATTTGTGAATACATTGATTACAAAGGTTACAGGTGAATTTAACTTTACTAAGATAGACGATAACAATCAAGCTGTAAATGGTGCAGTATTCCAATTAAAACAAAATGGAAAAGTAATCATGACAGCATTATCTGAAAATGGAACAGTATCTTTTGCAAGTATTCCAGAAGGCACTTATGAGTTAACAGAGCAATCAGCACCAGAAACACACTTTGCATCACAAAACAAAGCTATAGTAGTGGTGAAACGTGTATCAGGTAAAAATGAAGCAACAACGACCATATCTGTAGACAGAAAGAACTATTTAGCAGCTGATGCAAATAATGCATTAAAAGCAAACTTTGTTAACACACAAGTGAAAGATGTATTTGGAGCATTCCAATTTAGTAAAAAAGATAACGATAGAAATTATGTTAAAGGTGCAACATTCCAACTAACAGCAGATGGAAAAACTCCAATTGAAGTTATAACTGGAGAAAACGGTTTAGTATCATTTACAAATATCCCTGTAGGAACATATACTTTATCTGAAAAAGCAGCACCAGATACCCACTTTAAAACAAATAAAACAGCAACAGTAGTTGTAGAGAGAGTAGCAGGTAAAAATGAAGTTACAACAACAATTACAGTTGAAAATCAAAACTATAACCCAACTACAGCACTTACCCCGTTAGAAAATCTATTCAATAATACGAAGATAGTTCCTGTATTTGGAAAATTCAATTTTGATAAGAATGATAACACAGGGGATAAAGTAGCTAAAGCGGAATTTGGATTATTCAAAAAAGCTGAAGAAACCACACCAATTAACGGAGCATGGGCAAAAGCTATTTCTAGTGCTGGATTTTTAGGAATAGAAAAGGGAAAAGTATCCTTTGAAAATGTTCCGGAAGGCACGTACTTCTTAAAAGAAATTGCAGCACCGGATTCTCACTTTCCTACAAAAGTGATGGCTGTTGTAAGAGTGGAACGTGATGGTCAGACGAATGATTCAAAAGTAGTTGTAGACAATGTTATAGTAAATCAAACGAGTGAAGTTAAAGCGTTGACAAGTAAATTTGTGAATGAAAAGAAAGTAGATGTATTTGGCAAATTCAACTTCAATAAAAAAGATGATAAAGGAAACTTAGTAAATGGAGCAGTATTCGGATTATATGCAAATGAAAGTGAAACCACGCCAATTAATGAAACATGGGCAAAAGCTATTTCAACTAATGGTATAGTGTCCTTTGCAAGCATTCCGGAAGGAACGTATACACTAAAAGAAGTATCTGCACCGAATACCCACTTTAAATCAGAAGCAACAGTAAATGTAAAAGTAGAACGTGATGGTGATACGAATCTAGCAAAAGTAATAGTAGAAAATGTTGCAGTAAATCAAACGAGTGAAGTTGAAGCATTAACAAGCAGGTTTGTGAATGAAAAGAAAGTAGATGTCTTTGGCAGCTTTAGTTTCAATAAAAAAGATAATAAAGATGATATTGTAAACGGCGCAGTATTCGGATTATATGCAAATGAAAGTGAAACTAATCCAATTAATGAAACATGGGCAAAAGCTATTTCAACCAATGGTATAGTATCCTTTGCAAGCATTCCAGAAGGAACGTATACTTTAAAAGAAGTATCTGCACCGAATACCCACTTTAAATCAGAAGCAACAGTAAATGTAAAAGTAGAGCGCAACGGTAATAGCAATAATGCAAAAGTAACGACTACAACCAACAATATATCATTAAATGACACTTTTGTTAATCTAAAAAAAGTTGAATTTAGCTTTACTAAGAAGAGTAATGATGATAGCAAGCTAGAGAATGCAGTATTCCGCTTGATAGGTAATAACTATAATCAAACTACCATATCTAATAGTGAAGGAATAGTAAGCTTTTCTGGTTTACGTCCAGGAGCAACTTACTCATTAACTGAAGAGTCTCCACCTGCAGGATATATTAAATCAGAAATCTCAGTTGGAATTCAAGTAGATTCAGATGGAATAGTATCATGGACGAATTCAGATAAAACATTAGAAGAACAATTTGTTAATAAAGAGATTGTCGGAAATATTACTTTTACAAAGTATATAAATGATAAGAAATATACTTTGGCTGGTGCGGAATTTGAATTATTGAAAGATAATAAGAGTTATGGTACCACAGTATTTTCTGATGCAAATGGTGTTGTTACTTTTGTAAAAGTAAAACCAGGTAGTTATCAAATTAAGGAAGTTAGCTCGCATAATGAGTATTTTAAAAAGTCAGAAGAAGTAGTAAATGTGGTAGTTGATGAAAATGGTTTAAGCTCATTATTAGGTGAAAATAGAGTGACAGCAGAAACCAAGTTTATTAACACATCTTTAAGCTTCATTCAATTTACAAAATACACTTCAAATAATACTCGTATAGCAGGGGCAGTATTCGAATTGCTTCGTGGAACAGAAGTTGTAATGACAGATACTTCTGATCAAAACGGTATTGTTCGGTTTGAGAATATAGCCCCAGGTGAGTATACGATTCGTGAACAATCTGCACCAAGCGGTTATATTAGATCAAATGCAATTATGAAAGTTACCATTTATCCAGATGGAAAAACTTCAGCATCAGAGGATACAATTGCTGAGTGGGAAAAGGCTTTCATTAACAAACTTTACATTCCACCAGTACAGCCACCAGTAAATCCATCTATACCGCCTGAAGAAATTTTGGATGAGGAAACACCACTTTCAGGATTAGACGTTAAGCCGACAGAACAACCTCAAACTTCAGACAATACGAATATTTTGTGGCCAATATTAGTAGCTGTTGGAAGCTTGCTAGTTCTTTTCCGAAAGAAAAAATTGAATAACAAATAG